The genomic region TTCTTCCAACGACACGGCGTCGGCAACGACCGCCGTCGACAGTCAGGTCGCAATCCTGAGGTCCGAGAGCGTCGCTCGCGCGGCGATCGCGAAGCTCGGCTTGGCGGGGGATCGGGAGTTCTCCGGCGGCGCCCTGCACCACCTCAGCAGGTCGACATCACGGCTGCTCGGCTGGAGCAGACAGGACACGGACGTCGTCACGCGTGATGCGATGGAAGCATTCGCGCGCAAGCTCTCGGTGAAGCGCGCCGGTCTCACCTACATAGTCGATCTCGCCTTCAGCTCCGCCGACCCCGATCGGGCCGCGCAGGTCCTGGACACCATCGTAGAGACCTACATCACGACGCAAATGGACGCGAAATACAAATGGGGTCTGCAAAACGAGAAATGGGTTAAGGAACGTGTCAACGAATTGAGCAGCCAGGCGTCGGCTGCCAAAAAGGCGGTAGCGGATTACAACAGGGCCAGGAATGGCATCGCGGCTCCCGCGAACTCCGCCGAAGCAAATCCACCCTCCTCGCAGTCGACCGCAACGGCGCAAGACGAACTCCGCGAACTGGAAGCCACGGCGGACGCCGCCACCAGAACGTATGACAATTTCCTCCGGATGTTGCGTTACATGGACGCCATGCAGCAGCAATCCGCGCCGGTGTTCGAGGCTCGTCTCCTCACCGGGGTATCTCACCCCTACACCGCCAGTTCGCCAAACGCCCGCTTGATACTCGGATCAGCGATTCTCGGCGGCCTGCTTCTGGGGATCGGAATAGGATTGCTGCGCGACAGGTCGGACCGGGAACGCGCGCCCGCGCGCAGATCTGCAGCCACCGCACCCGGAGGAACTGCAGTCGTCCAGGGGCTCAAGGCGAGCGGCGTCAAGCCCCATTTCGATGGTTCGTTCAAGGTCGAGAAGCAGCACACGTACAAGGAGGCCAATCCTGACTTATAGTCGCATGAATTGGTTCCCGATCGCGATATCGCGAGCCCGATTGAAACGCCCCGTAAATCACCGTCGAACAGTGCTCGTCGACGAACCACCTTCATCGCGATGAAGGCAGCATCTTCCTCGTGCGGCCGCCGGAGTGGGTAATCCAGAAGGGCCGAACGCTCTCCGCAGCCGTAGGGTTATATTCGCCCCTGCGACAATGTGCCGATTTGACAATGAGTAACCTTTGAACGCTCAGCCTCCGCGCAGTCCGCTCCTCCGCCCACGAGGTGCGCCGAACCGGGAATTCCGGGCAAGAGCTCGATCACAATTACTGGGCGCGTCGTGGCGTCCACCAACGTTGGCTTGAGCAATGACGAGCTTTACCCGAGCGCCCGGCGGACCGGCGACCATGTTCAGCAATGTCTTCCGGCAGTCATGGCTGGCGTTGGCATACCGATGCTCGGGCGCCGTCGTCTCCTTTCTCTTCGGCGTAAGTTTTGCTCGGATGATGAACATCGAGGAATACGGTGCGCTCATGTCATTGATGACGTTCGCGCTCGTCGCCTCCACGGTCGGCCTCGTCGGTCAGCAATTTCGCGTGTTGCGGGAAATACCAAGCATCGCCGCCCGGAAGAACTACCCGGAGATCGGCGCGATCGTCGCGAAGCGGCTTCGTGTGGCATGTCTGGGCAGCGTTGCGGTGACCGTAATCGCCCTCCTTCCGTTCGTCGCCGCTCACGGCCGCAACGGAATATTCGGAAGCTGGCAATATGCCACGAGCGTGCTTCTGATATTGCCGTTGTCCTTGATCGAAATGCAGAGCTCGCTAGGGCGCACGCTCGGCTCCGTCAATCTCGCACTCGTGTCGAAGGATGTGTTGTGGCGGTTTCTCATCATATTGCTGGGCGCCGTTCTCTTCACGACGTATGGCCATCCGCTGCCGGCGCAAGACGTTCTGCTGATCGCGACTGCAATCCTGGTCGTGCTGATCGCCGCTCAGAACATCTACCTACGGCATCTCGCGGAAGGATGTAAGGTTTTCACAATGGCGGTGAGGCGATCGAATGACCGGCTTGGCGAGGTCCTTTCCACTTCGGGACCGTTCTGGGTAACCAGCGTCACCAGTATCATGGGCGGCACGGTCGATCTCGTCGTCATCTCGGTCATGGTCGGCCCGGAAGCCGCCGGATATTACTACGCTGCCAGCCGGATCGCGCTTCTTCTTGATTTCTTCCTGGCGACCTTCTGTATCCCCGCGGCGCCCCTCATCGCACGTCTGTTCGACGAGAATCGTCATGCGGAAATCACGCGCATCACGTCGGGAGCGTCATTGGGTGCGTTTGTCGCCGTCCTCGGCTGCGTTGCGACGTTGGCGCTTGGCGGCGACCTCGCGCTGATGGCGTTCGGAGAGACTTTCACCCGCGCCTACAGCGTCCTGATGGTCCTGGCAATCGGCATGCTGGTGTCGACATATTTCGGGATCGGCCCCATCGCCCTGAACATGACGGGCCATCAGCGGGCCGCGATGCACATCGTGGTGATCACCTGGGTGGCGGGGATCCTGGCCATGATCGGCGCGACCTGGACCTTCGGGACGATAGGAGCAGCGGTTGCCGGCTCCTGCGCGGGCATCGCAACCAGGGTATGGACTGCGGCCTACATTTATTCGGCGGAAGGGATCGATATCACCGCCACCACGGCACTCCGCGCGTTGGTCAGGCGCACAACGAGCCGAGGCACATCCGAACCGCATAGCGAGGCGATACGGCCAGAAGCCAGCGGCACCATTCTTGACCTGCAGCCTGTTCGCGGCAGTCGGGACACACGTACATGAATTGGGGAGATAGTTGAATGCGTTCGCTGTCATCCGAGGACGCGACTGCTGCAATCGGACTTACGCGCGGGAGGCGGTACCTGATGGGCCGGTCTACATTCGATTACGAGGTGTCAGGAAGCCGGCTTTCCATGGGGCTGGTGAGGCTTCTGCACACCGTTGTTGCGCGGAGTACCGGGCGCGGTATGGGACTTGCCATGCGGGCGGTCAAGCCGCTGCTGCATTCCCAGCTGTCATGCGTCCATTTCGCCGACGGTAGCCGCTTGTACTTCGAGCTGAACGACGTCTACTGGAATGCGTTCTTCATCGGCCAGCCCGGCATGACCTACGAGCCGGACATAGCGACGCTTCTGCTGCGGCTGAAGGATATCGACTATACGTTCTTCGATTGCGGTGCGAACATCGGATACTGGTCCGTTCTCGTCACGTCGGAAATGCTGGGTCGCAAGCGCGCGATTGCCGTCGAGGCTTCACGGGAGACGCTTGCAATTCTCGAGCAGAACCGCGACGCGAATGATCATCGCTTCGAGATCTGCCGAAGGGCATTGTTCGAGTACGACGGGCGCAGCCTGTTCTTCTCCGACGACGGACCTCATTCGGCCCGGCACATCGTAACGTCGCAGAGCAGCCGTCCGTCGCACACCGAACCCGTCATGTCGATAACGATCGATGCGCTGGCGAGGGACCAGCAGCTGACCGACAGCGACCGGCTCGTCGTCAAGCTCGACGTCGAAGGTCAGGAGGTTGCGGCCCTGAAGGGTGCTCGGCAGGTTCTGAAGCGCGACACGCTGATCATCTACGAAGATCATGGCCAGGATCGCAACCACGCGACCACGAGGTATGTGTTCGAGGCACTCGGACTTCCAGTGTTTGCTCTTGCTGCGGACGGGTCGGTCACGAAGGTCGAAGACCTCGCCACACTGGATCGCCTGAAGGTGAACCCCAAAATCGGCTACAATTTCGCAACTTGCCCGCCCGGATCCGGCTTCCACCGCTGGATTTCAGGAATCGCCAGTCAGGCATGATCGGGTCGCGCTGTCGGAGGCCGATCCTGGCGCACGAGATCGCCGGTTGCTCAACCCGCTTCTCGTGCCGGAGCCAGAATTCGCGTGCACTCGGCTCTTCGACGCAATCAGAATGCACGATATCAATTGCCGCGACCGAACAGCATCTGGACCGCTGACTGGACGCCATTCATTCGCCCTTCGAACGGAATTCTCCCGTCGGATGGACCTCCGACCGCGATGCGGGGAAGCCCAAAAAGATGCGGCTTGCGATCCGATATGTGTCCATGCCGAGTTGTGACTGCAGTCGAAAAACCGACCTCCGCCGCGAGATGTTGTTCTCGAGAACCGCATGCCCTGGAGTTGCCGTAGGGAAAAGCAACGTGCCGAACCGGACGCTGAAGCAGTCCCTCGAGATAGGCGCGGTTATCCACCATTTCGGCGCGCGCTGAAGCTGCATTCAGGTACGCGAGTGCTGGATGTGATTCCGTGTGTCCGCCAATCGAAGCCAGGGGGTGTCGTGCCAGGACCTGAAGCTCGCGCTCATTGATGAAATAGGTGTCGTTCAAGGCCTCCAGCGACAGATCAGCCTTGCTGAACGTAGGGGCGAGCATTCCGACTCGTTGGTAGTCTTCGTGGACCCAGTTGCTCACCTTCTCCAGGGCCGATGCTTTCTCGTCAAAATCGCGACAGCTGAATCGCAGGTTCATTGCGTCGATCGCAAGACTGTCTCTCGAGCGGAACAGGTCGCGCAAGCCCAGCCACCACGGCTGCATCGTCCGCTTAACCGCGCCCGTTGGAACATATACGGTGAAGGGCGCGCTATTTCGCTCAAGGATTGGCAATGCAGTCGTGACGTTATCCTTGTAGCCGTCGTCGAAGGTAAGCACCGCATAGCGGCGGGGCTCAGGATCCGCCGCCAGCCGCTCGAGACATGCATCGAGACTGACAATCTCCCATCCTTGCTGGCGCAGCCACTTCAGACAGTATTCAAGGAAGTCAGGCGGTGCGCCGGTCTTCAGCTCCGAGCGCCAGTCCTGCTGAATCTCATGGAACATCAGGATGGCGGCCCTGCCGGCAAATGCCCTGCGCAAGGCAGGCGCAAATCCCGCCCAGCTAGCCGCGTGGAATATGGTTCGGCTGAGAAGTCGCTTCACGCGAAGCCACCGCCGGACAGGCTGATTGCGCGCAAGCCGACCAGGCGGCTTCGGTGCTCATTTGATTGCGCGCGCGATCTGCAGATGCTCATCCTCAAATCACCGTCGTGAACGCAGCAATGTTTCCGATGGGAAACAGCCCTCCATTTATCGACAAACCGCGTCGCTCTGGCAACTACGGCGCCGGTACTCACTACTGGGTACCCCAGATTTCATCGCCGCCACTCTGAATGCGCCGCCTGCATCGAACCGCTTTCACGGTAGCTTTTCGTCGAACAAAGAGTGCACCGGCCACTGGTGATGCCGGCCTTTGTGATGTGCGTGTCGAGGGCCTTAATGAAAGTACTGCTCGCCAACAAGTTTCTGTTCAACAACGGTGGCGCAGAGGCAGTGCTGCTTCAGGAAAGAATGTTCCTGACGAGCAGCGGGGCAGACGTCATTGACTTCGCGATGCAGCACGAGCGGAACATCGAATCCCGCTATGCAAATCACTTCGTGTCTCGCCAGGAATACCGGACCGGGGGCCATCTCGCCAAGATCAAGAGCGCGCTCGCACTGATTCACTCGCGCGAAGCCGTCAGCAAACTCGCATCCCTGATCGAGGAGACTCGACCGGACTTGATGCATTGCCACAACATCTATCACCAGCTGACCCCGTCGATTGTCGGCGTCGCCAAGTCGCGCGGGATTCCGGTCGTGCTGACACTGCACGATTCGAAGCCGGTGTGCCCGGTGCACACCCGGATGCGAGAGGACCAATTGTGTTCGTCGTGTCTCGCCGGCGATTTCCATCACGTGCTGATGCACCGCTGCGCTGACGGCTCGATCGCACAGAGCGCCACGCTTTACATGGAAGCGGTCATTCAGCGCTGGTTTGGCAGCTACGAGAAGGTCGATCGCTTCCTCGCGCCGAGCCAGTTCATGCGGGAGTCGGTGTTGCCTCGGTTCGCAGCGGACCGGGTACAGGTGCTCTACAATGGCGTGGATGTCACCGGCATTTCGGCGAGCGATCGGGACAAGGGATACGTGCTCTATTGCGGCCGGCTCGCGCCGGGAAAAGGTGCCGAGACGCTGTTGCGCGCCCACGAAGCGGCGGACTGCCGGTGGCCTCTCGTCATCGCAGGCTCCGGCCCGCTGGCAGATAATTTGAAGGCGCAATTCACCCGGAACGTGCGTTTCGCGGGCCAGCTATCCGGCGAAACTTTAAACGAGACGATCGCCGAGGCTTCCGTGGTGGTTGTGCCTTCGGAGTGGTGCGAGAACTGCCCGATGTCGGTGCTGGAAGCGATGGCCTATGGCAAGGCGGTCATAGCGACCCGCGTCGGCGGCATTCCGGAGCTCGTGGACGATCGCGTGACGGGGCTTTTGTTTGAGCCCGGCAATACGGACGAGCTTCGACGTCACCTCGATTGCCTGATGAGCGACGCCGCACGCCGTGCAGGCATGGGAGCGGCAGGAAGAAGCCGCGTCGAAGCGGACTTCTCTCTCGAGAAGCATAACACCGAGCTGATGGCCGTCTACCGGTCACTGGTGAGCGAGCGGCATTCATCGCATTGAGGATTGCAAATGGACCTCACCATCATCTCCACGTTTCGTTGCAACTCGAGATGCCAGATGTGTTACATCTGGAAGAATCCGACTGATCCAAAGGAAGAGGTCACGCTCGAGACCCTGGCGAAGCTTCCTGCGGGGTTCGATAATCTCAATATCTCCGGCGGAGAACCGACTCTGCGGAAGGATCTCGCCGACATGGTGGACCTGCTCCACCCCAAGGCCCGAATCATAGAGATCAGCTCGAACGGCCTGCATCCCGAACGTCTCCTCCCCATCATCAAGAAGCACCCGAAGATCAAGGTTCGTTTCAGCCTCGAGGGTGACGCGACCACCAGCGACTGCATCCGCGGCGAGAAGGACGGCTATGCCACGAAGGTAGCCGGGCTTCGCATGCTGCAGGAGGCCGGCGGGCAAGATCTGGGATTTGCCTTCGTCATCCAGGACGAGAATGTGGCTCAGCTGGTTCGAACCTATGAACTGGCGCGTTCGATGGGGTTCGAACTTGCGACCTCGACGCTGCACAACGCGTGGCAGTTCTACAAGAACGACAATTATTTCTACGAGCGCGTCGCGGTGGCCCGCCAAGTGGAAGGGCTTATCACTGCGATGCTCAAGAGCAACAAGCCGAAGAACTGGTTTCGCGCCTACCTGAATCTGGGCTTGATTGAAAAGATCCTCGGCCACCCGCGGTTGATACGCTGCAGCGCGGGCACCGATTTCGCATTCATCGACCCCTGGTCCGATGTGTGGGCCTGCAATGTGCGCTCAGACCTGCCGCTGGGCAATTTGGCGCGCCAGTCCTGGAGCGAGATCATGGCGAGCGACGCGGCCAAGAACTCCGTCGCCAAGGTTCACGCTTGCCAACAAAACTGCTGGATGGTGACGACCGCGCGCACGGCAATGCGTTCAACGCTGGTTCCGCAAGCACCGAAGATGGGACCGCTCATCTGGGTGCTGAAGAACAAGCTGAAGGTCGAGCTCGGTCGGGCGATCTGCTTCGATCAATACATCGATTATTCCAACGTCGCGCCTACTCCGCGTGTCCAACGAACGTCATTCCTCAACGAAAAGCAAAAGGCACGATTGGTGCGCGGGAGAGAAACGGTCGACGCGCGATATCCGCTCAAGGAATTCATGAACAACTAATTTGACGGGAGGGTGCAGTGAGTGCGGATCATCTGGTACTGCGGGTGATCATGCTTGGCTTGCGTGGATTTCCCAATGTACAGGGAGGAGTGGAAGTTCACGCAGAGCATCTGTGCCCTCATCTCAAGGAACTGGGCTGCGATGTCGAGGTGATCGTTCGCTCCTCGTATATGCCGCCTGATCGCGGCGACGAGTGGCACGGTGTACGTTACCATCGGGTATGGTGCCCGAAGACCTCCGGTCTCGAGACAATCGTCCATTCGTTCCTCGGAGTGCTTGTCGCCGCATGGCAGCGGCCGGACGTGTTGCACATCCAGGCCATCGGACCGGCCCTGATGGCGCCACTCGCGCGCTTGCTGGGACTGCATGTTGTGGTGACGCACCACGGCCCGGATTACGAACGGGAGAAGTGGGGCCGATTGGCCAGGATGGCCCTGCGCGCCGGCGAGGCCTGGGGAATGCGATTCTCCGACGGCCGCATCGTCATCTCCCAGACCATCCGAAAGCTGGTGCGGGATAAGTACGGCCTGAATTCGGACCTCATTCCAAACGGCGTCACCTTGCCTGACGTGCCGAAAAGCACTTCGGTACTGGAGAAGCTTGGGCTGACGCCCGGACGATATGTGTTGATGGTGGGCCGGCTGGTGCCGGAGAAGCGGCACACCGACCTGATTCAGGCCTTTGCCGATGCCAGGCTCACCGGATGGAAGCTCGTGTTCGTCGGCGCCTCCGAGCATCCAGACGCCTATACCGAAATGCTTGCGGCGCGCGCCGGGGCGACCGCCGGGGTGATCATGGCTGGCTTCCAGTGCGGCCTCGCATTGCGGGAGCTATACGCCCACGCGGGCATTTTCGTTTTGCCATCCTCGCACGAAGGTTTGCCGATCGCGCTGCTGGAAGCTCTGAGCTTCGGTTTGCCGGTGGTGGCCAGTGATATTCCTGCTCACCTGGAGATCGGATTGAATGACGCGCACTATTTTCATGTGGGAGATGTATCAGCGCTCGCGGATCGCCTGGCATCGTTTGCACGCAGTCCGTGGCCGTTGGAACTGCGCGAGAAGACACGCAACTGGTTGGCTGAACGGGAAGACTGGCGCTCTATCGCAGAGCGCACTCTCGGATGCTATCGCAGGGCAATCGAGCCTCGTCGAGGCGGTCCCCATGCGCGGTCCCGGACCGCGCCGCCCAGCACCGCCTAGCGAGCTGCGCACGCGGCGTGCCGGCCAACGCGCCGTGCCCGTCCCGCAGTTGAGCCTCAAACCGATCGAACCAAAGCGACGTTCAAGATGAATACACTCCTGCTGTATTTTCTTATCTATACGTTCTTTCGATCGATCTCCAACGGCCTCGACCGTCTGTCCGGGACGAGTTTTTCCATGATCCTATCGATCACCGTCCTCGGGATCGGTGCTGTGGCGATCTGGCACATGCGGGACGTCAGGATACACAGACGAGTTTTCACACTGTTGATCTGCTTGTCCATCTTTATTGCCGCTTGCGGACTGTCACTTACCGTCAGCGCTGGAGCCGGCAAGATAATCGACCAATATTCCGCCTGGTACGAGATCTTCAGGTATCTGCAACTGATCATGTTCGTGGCATTGCTTTCGTCCCTTTATCGACATCCAAGTTTTTGCCTCAACGTCCATCGCGTTTATATGTCGCTGCTGTTCATCATTTCCGCCGTCGGACTAGGTCAATACCTGACCGGTCATGCAGAGCTTGTCACCCAATACGACAAGTTTAAGCGGGTGGCGGGTCTTTCTTCGCACCCCGTACCCTACAGCCTGGAGATCGTGCTGACCTTTTTCGTTTGCGAGCTGTCGCGCCGGAAAATGCGGCTTCCCATTCAGCACCTTCACCTCGCGGCGTACTCCCTGTTTGTTGTTGCCCTGGTCCTTTCCGCTTCAAGGACCGGTGTCGCGCTGCTCGGAGTGACCCTCAGCGTATACTTTTTTGTCCAGCGGCCTGCTCTCCTTCCGGTGTTCGCGGCAGCATTCGCGATCCTCATGTGGGCATCTCCATTTGGAGAGTTGTTCTCGGACCTGAGCAGCGTTCCGGAATACATCATGAACGGCGAATATGCGGTGTGGGACTGGCGCACCGCGCCGACCTCGGTCCATTGGCGCATTCACCACTGGTACTATCTGTCCACACTTGGATTGGAACGAGCGTGGACCGGATATGGCCCCGGTCAAGTGGGGTTCTATAGCCCGTTTCTTCTTTTGGCGCACAGTCAGTTCGTGGAAATATTCTTCGAGTCGGGCGTGGTCGGCCTGATCACCTTTGCCGTGTTTTGGTTCAGTCTTCCGCTGGCCGCGATGTCGGACCGGCGGCGGCTCGTTTCTTTATATGGAAAGCGGTCAGCAGAAATTGGAATCCTGCACTTGTGGCTTGCGATGTTTGCCGGCGTGACGCTGGTCGCATCGTTCGATGCGAGCTTCGACAGGGAAACGGTGGCGTTTTCGCACTTGATCGTCAGCATGTTTGTGGTGCTGGCTCAACCTGAAGCCGTCACCGAACGTGAGCCAGGATCGCGCTACTCGCACATCTCGATGACTGCTGGTTCGCGGATTGAAGCATCGGCGAGCCGAGAAACTATCTGAACAGCAACATGGCCGCTGTTGGCATCATCGGCCGATATTGGTTATGAGCACCTCCCATGAACGAGCATCTTGCCATTCCGCTCACGGCTCTCATGTTACTCGGCGCCCTCGTCTCATTGGCGAGCGCCGCGACGATAGCCCCTCCATCCCAGTACGGACGATGCAGCGACAACGGCAATCTCCTGTTAGAGATCGAATCTGCATCGCACGTGACGCAGCGGGAAATGTGTCATCGCAATCCAGTGCTGCAGGTGCAACTACGCAAGTCTCCGGCGCTCAAACCCATCTGCACGTCCTTGTCGATCGATTGTGTGGTTTCGCAAACTTCCGGATATGACAACGGAATATATCCATACGGAGTCAGGACCTATTTCTCGTGGTATGCAGGTGGCCGCGCCGCCACCGGGAACGTTGTTTCTCCTTCCGACTTCTCTTCACTGACGGGTTGGGGACAGATATATCCGCAAGTCGGCGTTTCGAACGTTGCCGCCAACGTCTATTTGAAGGACTATCGCGTCTATGTGCACTTGACGAGTGGCGGTTGGCAACTTGTACAAGATCAAGCCACGAATTCCATCGGTGGCCGGCGTTTCGTGGCAGACTTCTCCAACAACTCCTCTTCGGAAATGAGTCTCGTTGTTGAGTCTGACGGAAGCGTAAGAATGGACTCGCCAGCATCCGGCTATAATAATCATTTCTGGATTGAGCCGAGAGGATCGTATGCTCCCGGAACAGTCGACGGGGTGTTCTCGCTGGCACAGCTACGCACCGATGATGCAAGTGCAAATCTGATCGCAAACTTTGGAGCTGACTGGTGGAGAAACACCTCAGCTCCGTACCTCTACGTAGATGGAGTGTTTGTAAATAATCCCGGCATCGGCATGGGCACCTGGGTCAAGTTGACGACGACGTACCAGTACTTCTTCTTCACGACCATGACCAAATCGCAACTGCAAGCCGAGCCGCCGCCCTTGAGATAGCTGAACAGTGCTTCAGTGCTCGATAGATCCGCTCGGGCACCAGGCGCGCGGGGCGCTCGCCAAGGATCATCGCATGCGCGGCGTCAAGATTTGAGGGGGCGGTTCAGGAGCGGTCACGATGGCGATGGAAATCCAGAATATCCCGTTCAGCCCTGAGCTTGTTGACCTCACGCCTGAGCCGCGCGATTTCCGCTGCTGCTCGGGCTTCATCTGGCCGTGACCCGGCAAAGGCCTGCACAGGAGCGGGGCCGAACTCCTTCACTCATCTTCGCAAAACATTCTCATGAACCTCTCAGGTGTCGGGCGGCTTGCGCCGCCGATACCCCGCGTTCTAGCTGGCGAGAACCATCAGTGATGCCCCGCCGAGCAAGCGCACAGACAGGTCCTCTCCGGCAACAGTCCGGACAATGCGCCGCCCGGCGTTAACGAGGAGGGTTTTCGTGGTTCGCAATTCGGGATGGAGATGGAGGAAATCTTCGAGCCTGGTGTACTGACTGTCAATGATCTCAAAGCCGGTGTCGCGCAGTGTCGCCAGAGCTGTTGCCTGATCAAAGTAATGCAGGTGACCAACCTCCTTACGTTTCTGAAGGGGCTGATCGCGCAGAACGCTGAGGACATTAAGGTCGAGGGGGATATGAAACACATAGTATTTCGAACGCCCTCTGAGCCTTCGCAGAAAGCCCATATAGTCATCGATGTGCTCGAAAACATCGATGCACAATAGAAGATCGTAGCTTCCGCTGGTTTGCGAGAAGTCTCCGCAGTGGAAGCGCAAATTGTCCCGTTCGCGCGGTTTGGCGGCAGTGATGGCATAGGGAGCGATATCGTAGCCAACGGCGGTTGAGTCACGGAAGACGTCGTGCTCAAGCAGGGCGTTCAGAACGCCTCCCACTCCGCAACCGACGTCGACGATCGTCCGGCAGGTGATGTTGTTGGCACGCACGATCCTGGCGATCTTCGCGGCCTTGGTTCCGGCATCCTCGTCATGCCAGCCCGGATGGGCTTCGGCATAACCTTCCCCAGTATAGAGATCGTCGGACGCGAGCCCTGCCCCTCTGACGACAGCCATCGTTCTCTCCCTCAATTGAATGGCGACCTGGACGACCGATCGGGACGCCAGAGTTGCAACCAGCTCTTGCGAACCGGCACCTGAAGTGCCGTGCGGTCACGTGATGGCGACGGGAGCGCTCGCCGCGGCCAGCGAACCGCAGCCGATCCGAGAGCCTGCGTTCGAATTCGTAGTGCGCGATCGGGTGAGCAGACGGCCGCGTGTCCTTCCGGCGCCGCTGGATGGCCAAATAGTCGGGCTTCAGATTCGTCAACCCACGAGCCGCCATTCAAGAGAACCGATCCGTCTCCACCGGCAAGTGTGTTCTTGATCTTGAGGTCGTCGCAATAATCCTTGCGGGTTACCCCGGAGCGCAGAACTTAATCCGCGCTTGAATCGGCAAGCATCCGGCGCTTGCAACATGGGCGCGCCGGAAACAAGGGATTGGGCCGATATACGTGTGTATAAATCACACTTTGAGAGTTTTTTTGCCATTTTTGATTATTAACCCACCGACCCAGCAGTCGGGGGGGCAACTTCCAAAAATCCCACTGCTTGAAATCTCCTCGCGGTTCGAGGCTGCAATTCTTTGGAATCGGAATCTGTTCGCGACTGACGTCGCGAGCATGCAATGTGTCGCACATCTCTGATGCGCGGCAGCGGAATTCCTCGTCCTTAAATTTGGTCTGCAATGGAGAACTAAAGTGGCGCTGACCGATGTCATCTATCAAAACACGCCTGGTAACAGCGAAGGGTTTCCGCTTGGCGTCCCCACAAGCTATTCCTGGTACGGCGGAAGCACCGGCCATACAGGCAGCACCCCGCCCTCTAATTTCACCTCCGTCACGGGATGGGGACAGGTTTACCCCGAATCCGGGGCAAGCAACGATTCCAATCCGGCCAACGTTCAGATCGCGAACTTCCAGACGTGGGTGCATCTGAAAACTGGCGGCTGGGTTCTCGTGCAAGATCAGGCGACGGACCCGATCGCCGGATCTCAGTTTCTCGCCGACTTTTCCGGAAACACGAACACTTCCTGGAGCGTGACAAGGCAGGCGGACGGCAGCGCGATGGGCGCTGCGCCCCTCAGTGGATACAACGACCATTTCTGGCCGGGCTCACGCGGCAGCTATTCCGCCGGATCGGTCGATGGCGTCTACGTCCAGGCCGATATGAGGACCACTGATCCGAACGAGCATCTCGTTGCCGATCTGGGAGCTGATTGGTGGTCGACCCCGACAGCCCCATACGTCGACGGTTTCTCCAACAATCCCGGTGCCGGGATGAGCGATTGGGTCGCACTGACGACGAACTACAAGACCCTTTACTTCACCTCGATGACGTCTGCGCAGTTGCAGGGCGATCTGCCGCCTCCGCTGAAGGGCACCTCTTCGCCGACGACGCCCACGACACCGACGACGCCGACCGATCCGACGGTACCGTCGCAGCCGACGACGCCGACCGACCCCACGACGCCGACAACCCCCACGACTCCAAGCGTGACCGCA from Bradyrhizobium elkanii USDA 76 harbors:
- a CDS encoding class I SAM-dependent methyltransferase; its protein translation is MAVVRGAGLASDDLYTGEGYAEAHPGWHDEDAGTKAAKIARIVRANNITCRTIVDVGCGVGGVLNALLEHDVFRDSTAVGYDIAPYAITAAKPRERDNLRFHCGDFSQTSGSYDLLLCIDVFEHIDDYMGFLRRLRGRSKYYVFHIPLDLNVLSVLRDQPLQKRKEVGHLHYFDQATALATLRDTGFEIIDSQYTRLEDFLHLHPELRTTKTLLVNAGRRIVRTVAGEDLSVRLLGGASLMVLAS
- a CDS encoding radical SAM protein, whose translation is MDLTIISTFRCNSRCQMCYIWKNPTDPKEEVTLETLAKLPAGFDNLNISGGEPTLRKDLADMVDLLHPKARIIEISSNGLHPERLLPIIKKHPKIKVRFSLEGDATTSDCIRGEKDGYATKVAGLRMLQEAGGQDLGFAFVIQDENVAQLVRTYELARSMGFELATSTLHNAWQFYKNDNYFYERVAVARQVEGLITAMLKSNKPKNWFRAYLNLGLIEKILGHPRLIRCSAGTDFAFIDPWSDVWACNVRSDLPLGNLARQSWSEIMASDAAKNSVAKVHACQQNCWMVTTARTAMRSTLVPQAPKMGPLIWVLKNKLKVELGRAICFDQYIDYSNVAPTPRVQRTSFLNEKQKARLVRGRETVDARYPLKEFMNN
- a CDS encoding O-antigen ligase family protein, whose amino-acid sequence is MNTLLLYFLIYTFFRSISNGLDRLSGTSFSMILSITVLGIGAVAIWHMRDVRIHRRVFTLLICLSIFIAACGLSLTVSAGAGKIIDQYSAWYEIFRYLQLIMFVALLSSLYRHPSFCLNVHRVYMSLLFIISAVGLGQYLTGHAELVTQYDKFKRVAGLSSHPVPYSLEIVLTFFVCELSRRKMRLPIQHLHLAAYSLFVVALVLSASRTGVALLGVTLSVYFFVQRPALLPVFAAAFAILMWASPFGELFSDLSSVPEYIMNGEYAVWDWRTAPTSVHWRIHHWYYLSTLGLERAWTGYGPGQVGFYSPFLLLAHSQFVEIFFESGVVGLITFAVFWFSLPLAAMSDRRRLVSLYGKRSAEIGILHLWLAMFAGVTLVASFDASFDRETVAFSHLIVSMFVVLAQPEAVTEREPGSRYSHISMTAGSRIEASASRETI
- a CDS encoding glycosyltransferase family 4 protein, producing the protein MSADHLVLRVIMLGLRGFPNVQGGVEVHAEHLCPHLKELGCDVEVIVRSSYMPPDRGDEWHGVRYHRVWCPKTSGLETIVHSFLGVLVAAWQRPDVLHIQAIGPALMAPLARLLGLHVVVTHHGPDYEREKWGRLARMALRAGEAWGMRFSDGRIVISQTIRKLVRDKYGLNSDLIPNGVTLPDVPKSTSVLEKLGLTPGRYVLMVGRLVPEKRHTDLIQAFADARLTGWKLVFVGASEHPDAYTEMLAARAGATAGVIMAGFQCGLALRELYAHAGIFVLPSSHEGLPIALLEALSFGLPVVASDIPAHLEIGLNDAHYFHVGDVSALADRLASFARSPWPLELREKTRNWLAEREDWRSIAERTLGCYRRAIEPRRGGPHARSRTAPPSTA